AATTACTGCTCTACTTTAAACATCTGAACTAGATATAAAACATTCAGAGAGAAGAGTAAGTTCATCTCGGCAAAGGGAAGGTATCCTCTAGAGCTCAAAAACAAAGAGATCATTAAGTTAGCATAGGAAACAGGACTGAAGCAAGGATGCCAATCCCTTTGCTTACCAGATTCGTCTGCTGCTTTAGAAAGACCTTGGTAAGAACAAATATAAGGCCAATGAAGCACCATTGTTATAGATTTTGATAGAATGATTCAAAGGATCATTTCCATTTTCAAATGCTTCTGTGAGCAACAATACATGTTTACACATGTGCATCCATACGACAGAGGAAACAGAGGGAATTTACAGTCAAGGGAACAATAATAAGTCATCCATAAAGAAGGAACAAGATGCATCtggtaaatataaaatgaaaaatgaagcCAAGATGCTGATCTCTGTATATGACTGAATGGTGCCTTCCTTTATACAGACATAAAGTGGTTATGAATACTACTCTATCCCAAATCAGATTGAGAACCTAAGtagtacaattaaaaaatttgagcTTTAAGCTCCACAAAAAATGTACCAAATTTAAGTAAACAGAACATTGCCATTTGACACCAAGTTCTTTTCTTGTTTCTCTAAATAATGTTAACCTTACCAGCTGATACTTTTGTGTGCATTATGCTTCAACAAATAATGAACCAAATTTTAAACGGAGCATGTTGCCAGAAAGGTTTTGCATCCTTTTGACAAATCCTTCAAACCTTATTGGCGTAAGTTGTTCTATAGTGGAAGGACACCCTCAAGTCTCACTTAGGCCTCAACTAACTTGTTTCATCAGAAAGTAGCCACTTGCACGACACGATGTCATGATTAAGTGACAATTGTTTCTGACATTGAGTAGtgactattattatttttctatactCTTTAATTTAAAAGGTCACAATGGCAAAAACATGGGTACCTTGAGTAATGCTCTATGGAAGATATGAatctacttttaatatttttctatattagaGCTTGCTACTACATGGTACCGAGAACTTTGTTATACTGAATACCTCatgttttgtaattaattattttaattaaaattattatatttttaatcaaaatcaatgttttttACTTCATTGTATGTTTCAAGTGACGACTAAAGATGGTATAATTATTTGTAGCTATGAAGCTTCTCTGGATCCTTGGATGTCTTCTCTGTGGAGAatgttaaatatgattaaacCACAATTCTTACCAAATGGTCCTGATGTTGTGATTCAAGATGCAGTTTTCATTGATCAACCAAAAGTCCAGATCACATATCACAACTCTGAAAATCATGAGTCACGTTTTTCTAGTACTTCGGGTATTCCAAACTGGTTAAGTTCTTGGTTGACTTGCAATCTTTCTGAATTTGTTACCTCCAAAAGTCTTTGCATGTATGTCGCTTTTGTTGTTTATGATTCACCATCTCTTTGAATAATTGAATTGGGTAGCGCACTTCTATGCTTAGGTAATTAGACTTTGCATATCAAGTAATGAAATAGTCTCAAATTGGTAAAAGTGCTTACTTTAATGATATTGTTGACATGTTATTGGATGTGGGATATGAGTTGTGTGTTTGAATTGCTTAGGTTAAGCCTTGAAAGTTGTTGGTGCTTAAACATACGAGagcattttgattttttgtcACTTTTAGGCAAAAGCAGTACACACTCACTTATATAACACACCCAAAGGTGTGGAAATTTTTCTTTGGTGTTCTTAAATCTGGTTATGCTTGATTTGGTTGAGCTTTAGCTGTAATGGTTTGGTGGAGTTACACATTTTTACCCTCATTGTTGATAAGGCCTTTTCTATTGTTATTTTGACAAGAATAACATGTGACTCTTTCAGATTTAACATGTCTTAGTATTCAAATTGGAAGTGCTCGATCAGTGCACCCTGGAAAAGCATTTTCTGACAGAAGTACACCTGGCTGCTTTCTTAAGATGGTATAGGATAAGACACTGTATCTTTAGTAGTTGTAAACAATATGTAGAATATGTGCATTCTCCTATCACTAGTGTTCAGTAACAGTTTTCAATAATTGGGGTTTTATGGTCCACTAATAAACAGTTTATAGTACATAGATCAAAGCACCATCTCTTCTGTAGTATagaatatttagtattttaCTGGTTTACATCTATTACAAGTTACAAATGAAATGTTTATTCTGTGTGAGAACTATTTTATTAGCATGTATTTGTGAAAGGACCCACTGACTCTGGGATTAGGACTTGCACacttgttaacttttttttgttgaatatgAATTTAACAAATCTAATTTAACAATAGAattgcatgatattatattgaCATCTTGATGCTCATGCATACAGaattttagataaattaaatgtttgTATGTCATTTTTATAGTTAACATTTCCTTGTATTTTAAGAAGTATAGCATCTAATCTATTATAATTGATGTTGATTGATGAAGTGTTAATTGATCCTTAGAACATTCGGAATTTTGTAGAGTTGATTTTCTCAATGTGTGTTTTCTAAGCTTATATTTTTCATGAACAGACATTTCTAAAAACTTATCTACCACCTAGTCATCTCTTTTTGTAGCATACCTCACTTTATTTTGTTCTGATCATGCAGGTAAAGAATCTTCCTTTGACCAGATCAAACTGTGGAAAAGATGTTCgtcattttgaatttgaatttgtttcaCCTGTAAGCTACCCTGTATCTTTTCTTTTAACCTTGTGGTGGATAGATGTATAAACTTCTTGGTGTTGAAACATGTTAGAATTAGGAACAAATTACAATGCGTCATATCCTATTTTTATATCGTATAGTGAAATTACTTGCTACAAAATTATTCATCCACTGATTTGAATTACAAAATGCATTATGGTTTCCTCAGGCTCTTCAATATGAGATTGGTGATGTCCTTGAAATTCTACCTGGTCAAGATTCCGCTGCAGTTGATGCTTTCATACAACGTTGTAATTTGGATCCTGATTCATTCATTACTGTAAGTAATTCAGTATTAGTTAATGTTATTGTGGTTCTCCGACCTTACTCAGTCAGCATTCACTTCACTTTATCCTGATTCATTCTCTTCAACGTcatatacaaataaaagaagCAAGCCTTGTGGTTGTTTCTGCCATTACTTTCTGCTTCCAGGATTTCTGAAGCCATGTTCTCGCTGAAATTTTTTCTATCTAGGAATAGTAGAACTATATAGTTGCCCGTTTCTGCTTGTACTTTATTTGTATGCATGCCTTGTACCTGATtggtatttttgttattaaacttattttccTTCAAAATGTGGATGTACATTTTACTACTAAGATATCTGCAAAATTTCAGGTTAGTCCAAGAGAAATGGATGATCACAATGCCCGTGATTCTAGAAGCCCTGTAAAATTAAGAACCTTTGTGGAATTTTCGATGGATGTAGCTTCAGCTTCTCCTAGGCGTTACTTCTTTGAGGTGAGATGTAGTAAGTTTTGACAGCACATTTTTTATGCCATTTTTAAAAGATACATAATTAAGTTCAATGCTTTCCTTTGTCATTTACTtcatgttctttttcttttctgtttgaAGTTCTTAACCTTAGATTAGATGCGTAATGAGTTAATAAATTGCTAGAATTAGTTGCTTTGGGTAATCAAACAGAAACTCACAATGACCGAGGAATGTTGATTTTTCATTATATGTATTGGCTTGGCTTTCCTACACAAATATCCACTAAAAATCCTAGTTAGCTCAAACCCTATATCAAATGCAAGCCTCTTTATAATATAGCATTCTCCTAGTTTAATTAATAGCACACATCTTGGCTGTGGTGAGAAATGACCTCTCACCATCTAAGATAGTAACTGAAATCAAATGCAGCAATCCtctcttaatttttatgtatgttAGTGATAATTTATGTAAAACCTATTATGCCACATTCTATAAAACAAGATTCCTTTTTTTTGTACCTGGGCAGAACATAATTTTTCGTTTTGAAGATGTTATGTATGATGTGTATCTTATAAGATTGTTATGACACATGATGATTTACACATGATGATTTCTTAAGTATTTACATACAGGAAAGAAGCATGATAATAAACGGACATCAGCTTGGATATTTGAGTTTCTTCACAACTTATTAGGTTATAACTTCTTGCATTAAAAGCTAACCTAGCATTACTGTTATGCTCCAGGTTATGAGTTATTTTGCAACAGCAGAACATGAGAGGGAGAGACTTAAATATTTTGCTTCACCTGAAGGAAGAGATGACCTTTACCAATATAACCAGAAAGAAAGGAGAACTGTTCTTGAGGTAAGGTCAATGAATTATATGTCATGCATCATTTTGCTTTGAGTCACTTTATTGTCATTTTTACACACTGAATTCTTTTTTGTGTCTAGCAGCTTCTAAGAATGTGGGGAATGGTTAAAGGGTTGTGTCTAAAACTGGTCcatgaatataaaagaattcATGAAACAATAATTGATAAAGTTTGGTGGTTCTTAAGCTTATTTTCAATTACAATACATGTGTAGATATATAATGGGAGCATATAAATATTCGCTACCAAGATTAGTGATTTCAGACAgatatttttaatagtttaaaatcttatgtaagAGAAATTATTAGATTATAGTTTCAGTTCCAGTCCCAAAATTCTGGTTCTGTTTTGAAGGGTATTGGTTTTTCAAGAGGATATGACAGCCTCCGTGCTGAACTGATGGTTTTGTAATTTACCTTccatttaacaattatttagaTATTCCTTGATTctctctgtttttgttttttgtcttCTTCAGTTCAAACTTATGTATATGTCTGTTCTCCATGTTTGATGGTCAAAAAGGTGTTAGAGGATTTTCCATCTGTAAAAATGCCATTTGAGTGGCTAGTCCAATTGGTTCCTCCTCTGAAACCAAGAGCATTCTCCATATCTTCTTCTCAATCCGCTCATCCCAATCAAGTACACTTGACTGTGAATGTGGTGTCATGGACAACACCTtacaagaggaaaaagaaaggatTATGCTCTTCATGGCTAGCAGCATTAGATCCTTGCAATGGTATGAAGCAAAACAAGCCACTTATTGCATTTTAGTAATTAATCATCAGTATTACCTCAcatgtactttttttttaagcaGGTATCCTTGTTCCAGCATGGTTTTATAAAGGTTTGCTTCCTGCACCGTCACCGTCGCTTCCCCTCATACTCATTGGACCTGGAACCGGATGCGCGCCTTTTCGTGGATTTGTAGAGGAAAGAGCAGTGCAAAGTAGAACTACTGCCACTGCTCCAATCATGTTTTTCTTTGGTTGCTGGAATGAAGAGGGTGACTTTCTGTACCGTGACTTTTGGTTGAGTCATTCACAGAACAAAGGGGTGCTTTCAGAAGCAAAGGGTGGAGGTTTCTATGTTGCTTTCTCAAGGGACCAGCCCCAGAAGGTTTATGTTCAGCATAAGATGAAAGAGCACAGCCAAAGAATCTGGAATCTGTTAGCTGAAGGAGCTTCTGTTTATATAGCAGGTTCTTCAACTAAGATGCCTGCAGATGTAACATCAGCTTTTGAGGAAATTATATCTAAAGAAAATGGAGTTTCAAGAGAAGATGCAGTTAGGTGGATTAGAGCATTAGAAAGGTGTGGTAAATATCATATTGAGGCATGGTCTTAGAACAAGTCATGAATTCCTTATACTTAGGACCTTTGATAGTGCAATCATAGCCAACTTTAGGTGCATTATTCATTCTATCTTTATTCTTTGGTCATATGAGAAGTATATGCATATATGGAATTtactttttaagaatattttgcCATTTAAATACTCTAATGTGTAACTCATCTTTTAGATTATGAACTCTCCAACTTGAAATTCTAAAGGTTATTTTTGTGGATAAACTTTTGTccaatcatttttatttattcattatgCTTCCACAAAATAATTGGTGCCAAAAGAAAGTGTTTTTCCTCATCTAGTATCAACACAAAGAACACAAAGGTGTTATACATTTCTTATCATACAATATTTTCGTAAAATGTCCTCTCACAAGCTTGCATGAAAGTTTGTAAGACAAATCGTCCTATGTGCGTTGCGCTTTGTTACTTCATTACACAAGTTTGTAAGTCGTCTTGCAACGATTGAATCGCATTGCAAATGATAaggtaaactattttttaatatggttCTTAACATTTTCTGGaagtttcttaaaattttgaagtgAAATTTGTATCTTAATGTGacacaatatttatatttctctACAAACTACTCTAATTTGTATTTCATGTCGATAGGTAAAGAATGTGCAGTCTTCGTTACCAAGTCCATAATCATCTATATCGCatgaataacattttatttctttttacctctatgaatgataataaacttcaaatttcttacaaagtatatattatttgtttcttgtaagaaaagaaaaagtttcttttaaattaaaattacaagttaattttaacttaagaAATAAGTTcttttttatatcttatttttatatgaatgttTATTGAAAAAGTTGAGATTCACCTTTtcattaatttgttttcatatgCATTGCAATTCAACTACAGGGAATCCAATCATGGTTATTTAGCAATTATCTTTCTAAAAGCATACTTAGCATTTTGTTTCTAATATTCTATGATATGTGTTGGATAGAAAATGTGAATATATGAAATTGTTAGGAAATCATTAATGAGGTGATAGAATATGTGCcatttagtttatataaaaaatttacatgaTTTCTTATTTCTCTTTATATCTTTGAATGAggacaaataataaaatcattactcgtctaataaatatatgaaaatggtattccattttatcataaaatatgtgAGAGAAACATTAAATATTCTAAAAGAAGACCTTGTTGATCAGTTTTATTAtctaagacaaaaaaataaataaatagattttcCTTAATCAAGAGAAACGCAAAAtagattttcttaaaaaaaaaaacttgaaagacaaataaaaccttttaaaaatgaaataccaaatagtaaattattaaaaatatgagaCCAAAAAGAAATTCAGActaattctctctctcttttttttaaccCAGGTTCTGTTGGGTGTCTTATAAAAGGAAGAGGTATTGTGTCTGTTGAGTTAATTGTGGTGTGTTGTGTTTGAGGTATTGTGTCGAGTAAGGTAATTCACAATTgctctctctctatctctttCTGATTTCTTCACTTGATTTCTCAATTACAAATGCATATCATGTcatataatacaaatttaataacaaaacaacACG
This region of Vigna unguiculata cultivar IT97K-499-35 chromosome 5, ASM411807v1, whole genome shotgun sequence genomic DNA includes:
- the LOC114183141 gene encoding NADPH-dependent diflavin oxidoreductase 1 isoform X1; the encoded protein is MHKFLILYATQTGNALDVAERLSREAERRACPVSLLSLDQYDPSLLPQEQAVIFVVSTTGQGDTPDSMKVFWRYLLQRNLGRHWLKGVSYAVFGLGDSGYQKYNFVAKKLDKRLMDLGGTAIVERGLGDDQHPSGYEASLDPWMSSLWRMLNMIKPQFLPNGPDVVIQDAVFIDQPKVQITYHNSENHESRFSSTSDLTCLSIQIGSARSVHPGKAFSDRSTPGCFLKMVKNLPLTRSNCGKDVRHFEFEFVSPALQYEIGDVLEILPGQDSAAVDAFIQRCNLDPDSFITVSPREMDDHNARDSRSPVKLRTFVEFSMDVASASPRRYFFEVMSYFATAEHERERLKYFASPEGRDDLYQYNQKERRTVLEVLEDFPSVKMPFEWLVQLVPPLKPRAFSISSSQSAHPNQVHLTVNVVSWTTPYKRKKKGLCSSWLAALDPCNGILVPAWFYKGLLPAPSPSLPLILIGPGTGCAPFRGFVEERAVQSRTTATAPIMFFFGCWNEEGDFLYRDFWLSHSQNKGVLSEAKGGGFYVAFSRDQPQKVYVQHKMKEHSQRIWNLLAEGASVYIAGSSTKMPADVTSAFEEIISKENGVSREDAVRWIRALERCGKYHIEAWS
- the LOC114183141 gene encoding NADPH-dependent diflavin oxidoreductase 1 isoform X3 is translated as MHKFLILYATQTGNALDVAERLSREAERRACPVSLLSLDQYDPSLLPQEQAVIFVVSTTGQGDTPDSMKVFWRYLLQRNLGRHWLKGVSYAVFGLGDSGYQKYNFVAKKLDKRLMDLGGTAIVERGLGDDQHPSGYEASLDPWMSSLWRMLNMIKPQFLPNGPDVVIQDAVFIDQPKVQITYHNSENHESRFSSTSDLTCLSIQIGSARSVHPGKAFSDRSTPGCFLKMVKNLPLTRSNCGKDVRHFEFEFVSPALQYEIGDVLEILPGQDSAAVDAFIQRCNLDPDSFITVSPREMDDHNARDSRSPVKLRTFVEFSMDVASASPRRYFFEVMSYFATAEHERERLKYFASPEGRDDLYQYNQKERRTVLEFKLMYMSVLHV
- the LOC114183141 gene encoding NADPH-dependent diflavin oxidoreductase 1 isoform X2 translates to MINTLQDLTCLSIQIGSARSVHPGKAFSDRSTPGCFLKMVKNLPLTRSNCGKDVRHFEFEFVSPALQYEIGDVLEILPGQDSAAVDAFIQRCNLDPDSFITVSPREMDDHNARDSRSPVKLRTFVEFSMDVASASPRRYFFEVMSYFATAEHERERLKYFASPEGRDDLYQYNQKERRTVLEVLEDFPSVKMPFEWLVQLVPPLKPRAFSISSSQSAHPNQVHLTVNVVSWTTPYKRKKKGLCSSWLAALDPCNGILVPAWFYKGLLPAPSPSLPLILIGPGTGCAPFRGFVEERAVQSRTTATAPIMFFFGCWNEEGDFLYRDFWLSHSQNKGVLSEAKGGGFYVAFSRDQPQKVYVQHKMKEHSQRIWNLLAEGASVYIAGSSTKMPADVTSAFEEIISKENGVSREDAVRWIRALERCGKYHIEAWS